A single Triticum dicoccoides isolate Atlit2015 ecotype Zavitan chromosome 2A, WEW_v2.0, whole genome shotgun sequence DNA region contains:
- the LOC119355255 gene encoding histone H2B.1-like, protein MAPKAEKKPAAKKPAEEEPAAEKAEKAPAGKKPRAEKRVPAGKTASKEGGEKRGRKKGKKSVETYKIYIFKVLKQVHPDIGISSKAMSIMNSFINDIFEKLAGEAAKLARYNKKPTITSREIQTSVRLVLPGELAKHAVSEGTKAITKFTSS, encoded by the coding sequence ATGGCCCCCAAGGCGGAGAAGAAGCCGGCGGCGAAGAAGCCTGCGGAGGAGGAGCCCGCGGCGGAGAAGGCCGAGAAGGCCCCTGCTGGGAAGAAGCCGAGGGCCGAGAAGCGGGTTCCGGCGGGCAAGACCGCCTCCAAGGAGGGCGGCGAGAAGAGGGGcaggaagaagggcaagaagagCGTCGAGACCTACAAGATCTACATCTtcaaggtgctgaagcaggtgcacCCTGACATCGGCATCTCCTCCAAGGCCATGTCcatcatgaactccttcatcaacgACATCTTCGAGAAGCTCGCCGGGGAGGCTGCCAAGCTCGCCCGCTACAACAAGAAGCCCACCATCACCTCCAGGGAGATCCAGACCTCCGTACGCCTCGTCCTCCCTGGGGAGCTCGCCAAGCACGCCGTCTCCGAGGGCACCAAGGCCATCACCAAGTTTACCTCCTCTTAG